In Phormidium yuhuli AB48, one genomic interval encodes:
- a CDS encoding alpha-1,3-mannosyltransferase family protein, translating to MKRGIYIVANDKVLEQTIAFLKSLRHYDAETPVILIPFDANYQRVLEVTEPFGVTLFEDLDFVDDLCLKLHNIFGKGFFNTPNKQRKQACWFGPFDEFLYIDVDIIVFEKIIENLSYLEDYDFLCCDYQYTNGTKNVFTSKVLEDGVFTEDDLQDVFNSGWWASKKGLFSLEDLYETFAECAEHPDYFDFSQKTTDQPIFNYLVLKRIQRRFNLVRRPGKAPGSWARSPHFQREGDRLIDTKTGQPLQYLHWAGVRIEPGCPYWDIWEHYRYLGEETPERTAIAPPTPSISRQWLDRLKQFLKGLQP from the coding sequence ATGAAGCGGGGGATTTATATTGTTGCCAATGACAAAGTTCTTGAACAAACCATTGCTTTTCTGAAGAGTTTACGTCACTATGATGCCGAAACGCCGGTTATTCTGATTCCTTTTGATGCTAATTATCAACGGGTCTTGGAGGTGACAGAGCCGTTTGGTGTTACCCTATTTGAGGATTTAGATTTCGTTGATGACCTCTGCCTCAAGCTTCACAATATTTTTGGCAAGGGGTTTTTTAATACACCGAATAAGCAACGCAAACAAGCTTGCTGGTTTGGTCCATTTGATGAATTTTTGTACATCGATGTTGACATTATTGTTTTTGAGAAAATAATAGAGAATCTAAGCTACCTTGAAGATTACGATTTCTTATGTTGTGATTATCAATATACTAATGGGACTAAAAATGTCTTCACTTCCAAAGTTTTGGAAGATGGAGTGTTTACAGAAGATGACCTGCAAGATGTTTTTAATAGCGGTTGGTGGGCCTCTAAGAAGGGTTTATTTTCCCTAGAGGACTTATATGAGACCTTCGCAGAATGTGCTGAGCATCCCGATTACTTTGACTTTTCTCAGAAAACCACCGATCAGCCGATTTTCAACTATCTCGTCCTGAAACGGATTCAACGCCGCTTTAACCTGGTGCGCCGGCCGGGGAAAGCCCCAGGAAGTTGGGCCCGCAGTCCTCATTTTCAACGGGAGGGCGATCGCCTCATCGACACAAAAACCGGACAGCCCCTGCAATATCTCCATTGGGCCGGAGTACGCATTGAACCGGGTTGTCCCTATTGGGATATTTGGGAGCATTATCGCTATCTTGGGGAGGAAACTCCTGAACGTACCGCGATCGCCCCCCCAACCCCCTCCATTTCCCGTCAGTGGCTCGATCGCCTTAAGCAGTTCCTCAAGGGTCTGCAACCCTAA
- a CDS encoding sulfotransferase family protein has protein sequence MQKSVVFIIGIGRSGSTLMDLMLGSHPRAFSLGEISKLPDFVKRGKRLCVLEDSYFWQEQFTETERQNLARGMSGHRLHRHIPLKLERWVRGWLGNDAILNPYSRLFEKIDADVLVDSSKYFSWLNQRLAAREFRQQWLQPFLIHMVRDGRAVVNSYLRIYPDKGIEGLTQHWLNELDQKNKIYDRYPSDRKMMVHYEALASDPEGTLKQVCDAVGLEFRPDMIEFWKHPHHHVVGSSGINSMIAKYRGLKAQQPLETIHGDYYNKIDFEIKLDLRWQKELSPENLAVFERMAGERNRPFTWPRDSQTTPSAVNP, from the coding sequence ATGCAAAAATCAGTCGTTTTTATTATTGGAATTGGTCGGTCTGGCTCCACGTTAATGGATTTAATGTTAGGGAGTCACCCACGAGCGTTTTCTTTGGGAGAAATTAGTAAGCTACCCGATTTTGTGAAACGCGGGAAGCGGCTGTGTGTGTTGGAGGATAGTTATTTTTGGCAGGAACAGTTCACGGAGACAGAACGGCAGAATTTAGCCCGAGGAATGAGTGGACACCGGCTACATCGTCATATCCCTCTGAAGTTGGAACGATGGGTGCGGGGTTGGCTGGGCAATGATGCCATTCTAAATCCCTACAGTCGTCTGTTTGAGAAGATTGATGCTGATGTTTTGGTTGATTCGAGTAAGTATTTTTCTTGGCTCAATCAACGCCTAGCAGCACGGGAGTTTCGGCAACAGTGGTTACAGCCGTTCTTGATTCATATGGTTCGGGACGGACGAGCGGTGGTCAATTCCTATTTACGGATTTATCCAGATAAGGGCATTGAGGGGTTGACACAACATTGGTTAAATGAGTTAGACCAGAAAAACAAGATTTATGATCGATATCCAAGCGATCGTAAAATGATGGTTCACTATGAGGCGTTGGCTTCAGATCCTGAGGGGACGCTCAAACAAGTTTGTGATGCCGTTGGTCTTGAGTTTAGACCGGATATGATTGAATTTTGGAAACATCCTCATCATCATGTCGTTGGGAGTTCTGGCATCAATTCTATGATTGCCAAGTATCGAGGACTAAAGGCTCAACAACCCCTAGAAACGATTCATGGTGATTATTATAACAAGATTGATTTTGAGATTAAGTTAGATCTGCGTTGGCAGAAGGAACTCTCGCCAGAGAATTTAGCGGTATTTGAACGGATGGCTGGGGAGCGCAATCGTCCTTTTACCTGGCCCCGCGATTCGCAAACTACTCCCTCTGCTGTAAATCCTTAA